A genomic stretch from Nilaparvata lugens isolate BPH chromosome 8, ASM1435652v1, whole genome shotgun sequence includes:
- the LOC111046750 gene encoding peroxidase-like protein isoform X2: protein MAALLPIALLLIWSVGGSVAEWSPQSSGGVCVASKYSSIDGSCNNVLHPDWGMAGSSFLRLLPPKYDERTPQNPPSESMMAFMKRISKKGHHEYVTSMLPVWAEMVQHDISTFVYDQGGIVNGATGFLDASPVYGNTQQENDNLRSPGQAELNLSACRKCGQPGSGVGALLSTLVSEHNRLAGELGRVNPHWSPDTRHHEARRLVIAQLQHITYSEFLPTLLGEAMTNEWSLKPAKRGRFNGYSSSIRAGTFFSSALAPMLVTSAMIPHTMISMDAAPSNKTAEEIEDTLIETIAMILESPAQLPDLQRVGNLFRGESSFHNSIELSHKRRLPRFPDWMNLCTGSNDFIDSFDELSTVQSDNRKLLAELYKNPNDVDLLVGGMVERVLPGSLMGPTFTCILANQFTKLRESDRYWYENDIPPTSFSKGQLQEIRKVTLSGLLCANVKGLRSIQPRVFLQKDPYLNTAIDCELQPTLDLSQWKEAEEDNPGPQLTMEIIKEAVQRAESDIQRRQQTEFLLWSNKGGVDPKSPVGTAAAFSKPNKQALLMANNSLLFEYASRELLNTIQNTNRRRRRQLSDTGNQLANFLSDLPGSDLLTELDVSGLIGSTPGGAAGDGCREEEGACNPRAVYRTYSGHCNNLERPNLGKSLTTFARLLPSVYENRVSSPRVTSVTGVPLPSPRLVSQMIHADISHLHGRYTLMVMQFAQFVDHDITFTPVHRGFFASIPDCRSCDSPITVHPECMPIHIPPGDPFYPQVNQTTGERFCLPFMRSLPGQQHLGPREQINQNSGYLDGSHIYGETACLARELRSYGGRLNVTVNTLQGKDLLPQSPSHPECRAPSGYCFIAGDGRASEQPALTAIHTIFMREHNRLVDGLRAVNVHWGDERLYQTARKINIATYQHILYNEFLPRLLGWNAVNLYGLKLNNQGYYQGYSNNCNPNVVTEFASAAFRIGHSLLRPHLPRMTPTYTPMEPVLLRDVFFNPDIIRQTQMVDELIRGLVSTPMENLDQFITGEITNHLFEEKRVPHSGMDLPALNIQRARDHGIPPYNEYRGLCNLKRATTWEDLSREIPNEVIARLRHIYPSVNDIDLFPGGLSERPLQGGLVGPTFACIIGLQFRQLRKCDRFWYESGDPLFRFTEAQLAEIRKSTLSKVLCDNMDIASDIQRSVLDQPSDFLNPRVPCNSIPHVDLNAWREPAEQGCQIAGRTVPVGDSALPTPCTSCVCTSEGAQCASLRVTDCDRLLREAGRDAILRDEVCAAQCSAVLLSSPGPTLEALEDVVSLTTSRPPTGLAPGATRGRQLFPPTNLRPPPPPSPFGGRNTHRTTRTWDFSI from the exons ATGAGAGAACGCCGCAGAATCCTCCATCAGAAAGCATGATGGCATTCATGAAAAGAATTTCTAAAAAGGGCCATCACGAGTATGTTACGAGTATGCTGCCTGTATGGGCTGAGATGGTACAACACGATATTTCCACTTTTGTGTATG ATCAAGGAGGCATTGTGAACGGAGCCACCGGCTTCCTTGATGCGTCTCCTGTGTATGGCAACACTCAACAGGAGAACGACAATCTGCGCAGCCCGGGACAGGCAGAGCTCAACTTATCTGCATGTAGAAA atGCGGCCAGCCAGGTTCGGGTGTGGGTGCTTTGCTATCAACTCTAGTGTCGGAGCACAACCGACTGGCGGGTGAGTTGGGTCGTGTCAACCCACACTGGTCACCCGACACACGCCACCACGAGGCCAGGAGGCTGGTCATCGCTCAACTGCAACACATCACCTACAGTGAGTTCCTGCCAACGCTGCTCGGCGAG GCAATGACAAACGAATGGTCGCTGAAACCAGCCAAACGAGGCCGCTTCAACGGATACTCAAGCTCAATTCGCGCGGGAACATTCTTCAGTTCCGCCCTGGCACCTATGCTAGTCACTTCTGCCATGATTCCACACACCATG ATCTCAATGGACGCTGCACCATCCAACAAAACAGCTGAAGAAATAGAAGACACGTTGATTGAAACAATTGCAATGATACTTGAATCTCCAGCTCAACTACCAGATCTACAGAGAGTTGGCAACTTATTCAGAG GTGAAAGCAGTTTTCATAATTCAATAGAGTTGTCACACAAGAGGAGACTGCCCAGATTCCCAGACTGGATGAACTTATGCACAGGATCTAATGATTTCATTGACAGTTTTGATGAGCTATCAACAGTTCAATCGGACAACAGGAAACTTCTTGCAGAATTGTACAA GAATCCAAACGATGTGGACTTACTAGTTGGAGGGATGGTTGAGAGAGTTCTTCCAGGCAGCCTGATGGGTCCCACATTCACGTGCATTCTCGCCAACCAATTCACCAAACTCCGAGAAAGTGACCGCTATTGGTACGAAAACGATATTCCACCAACGTCCTTCTCCAAAG GACAACTACAAGAAATAAGGAAGGTGACATTGAGTGGTCTACTTTGCGCTAATGTTAAAGGCCTACGTAGTATCCAGCCTAGGGTGTTCCTACAGAAAGATCCTTACTT gaaCACAGCTATTGACTGTGAACTACAGCCAACTCTGGACCTATCGCAATGGAAAGAGGCCGAAGAAGACAATCCAGGACCACAGCTCACAATGGAAATTATCAAGGAAGCCGTGCAGAGAGCCGAGAGTGACATTCAGCGTCGACAACAGACAGAATTTTTGCTTTGGTCAAACA AGGGTGGTGTTGACCCGAAATCGCCGGTTGGAACAGCGGCGGCATTCAGCAAACCAAACAAGCAAGCTCTGCTGATGGCCAACAATTCACTGCTATTTGAATACGCTTCAAGGGAACTACTCAACACTATTCAAAA CACAAACCGCCGACGCCGTCGCCAGTTATCAGACACAGGCAACCAGCTGGCCAACTTCCTGTCGGACCTGCCCGGGTCTGACCTGTTAACCGAACTGGACGTGTCCGGCTTGATCGGGTCGACGCCAGGTGGGGCGGCAGGCGACGGGTGTCGCGAGGAGGAGGGCGCCTGTAATCCGCGTGCCGTCTACCGCACCTACTCGGGCCACTGTAACAACCTCGAGCGGCCCAACCTCGGCAAGAGCCTCACCACCTTTGCCCGCCTCTTGCCTTCTGTCTACGAGAACA GAGTGTCTTCACCCAGAGTGACTTCAGTGACTGGAGTACCACTGCCTTCGCCAAGACTGGTGTCACAGATGATTCATGCCGACATCAGTCACCTCCATGGACGGTACACACTCATGGTGATGCAGTTTGCTCAGTTCGTCGATCATGACATCACATTTACTCCAGTGCACAGAG GATTCTTCGCTTCGATCCCGGACTGCAGGTCTTGCGATTCGCCAATCACAGTGCACCCTGAGTGCATGCCGATCCACATTCCACCGGGCGATCCCTTCTACCCTCAGGTCAACCAGACAACAGGGGAACGCTTCTGTCTGCCTTTCATGAGGTCACTGCCCGGACAACAGCATCTCG GTCCAcgagaacaaataaaccaaAACTCAGGCTATTTGGACGGATCTCACATCTACGGCGAGACCGCGTGCCTCGCCAGGGAGCTGAGGAGTTACGGCGGACGGCTGAATGTGACGGTGAACACTCTACAAGGAAAGGACCTGTTGCCTCAGTCCCCGTCACACCCAGAGTGCAGAGCCCCCTCTGGATACTGCTTCATAGCTG GTGACGGCCGAGCGAGCGAACAGCCCGCTCTGACGGCGATCCACACGATCTTCATGCGCGAGCACAACCGGCTGGTGGACGGGCTGCGAGCAGTGAACGTGCACTGGGGTGACGAGCGCCTCTATCAGACCGCGCGCAAGATCAACATCGCCACCTACCAGCACATCCTCTACAACGAGTTCCTGCCCCGTCTGCTCGGCTGGAATGCCGTCAACCTCTACGGGCTCAAGCTAAACAACCAGGGATACTACCAAG GTTACTCGAATAACTGCAACCCTAACGTGGTGACAGAGTTTGCATCAGCTGCTTTCCGCATCGGTCACAGTCTGCTGAGACCTCATCTGCCACGAATGACCCCAACCTACACACCAATGGAGCCCGTGCTATTGAGGGATGTCTTCTTCAACCCGGACATCATTCGTCAG ACTCAAATGGTTGATGAACTGATCAGAGGATTGGTATCAACGCCAATGGAGAATCTCGACCAATTCATCACTGGCGAAATCACCAACCATCTATTCGAAGAGAAAAGAGTGCCACATTCCGGAATGGATCTTCCTGCACTCAATATCCAAAGAG CAAGAGACCACGGTATACCGCCATACAACGAGTACAGAGGCCTGTGCAACCTGAAACGCGCCACCACCTGGGAGGACCTGAGTCGGGAGATTCCAAACGAGGTGATTGCCAGACTGCGCCACATCTACCCAAGCGTCAACGACATCGACCTGTTCCCTGGCGGACTCAGCGAGCGGCCACTGCAAGGAGGTCTGGTCGGGCCTACATTCGCCTGTATCATAGGCCTGCAGTTCAGACAACTGCGCAAATGTGACCGCTTTTG GTACGAGAGTGGAGATCCACTCTTCCGTTTCACAGAGGCTCAACTGGCTGAGATTCGTAAGAGCACTCTATCAAAAGTTCTTTGTGATAATATGGACATTGCCTCCGATATACAGCGTTCAGTATTGGACCAACCGAGTGATTTCTT AAACCCAAGAGTGCCATGCAATTCGATTCCTCATGTAGATCTGAACGCCTGGAGAGAGCCGGCTGAACAGGGTTGCCAAATTGCCGGTCGGACTGTTCCTGTGGGTGATTCAGCACTGCCAACCCCATGCACGAGTTGTGTGTGTACTTCAGAAGGG GCGCAATGCGCATCGCTGCGGGTGACGGACTGCGACCGCCTGTTGCGTGAAGCGGGCCGCGACGCCATTTTGCGCGATGAGGTTTGCGCCGCCCAGTGCAGCGCAGTGCTGCTCAGCAGTCCGGGACCCACGCTCGAGGCTCTCGAGGACGTTGTCTCCCTCACCACCAGTCGCCCGCCCACAGGGCTTGCCCCTGGCGCCACGAGGGGCCGCCAACTCTTCCCGCCAACCAACCTCAGGCCACCCCCGCCTCCCAGCCCGTTCGGCGGGCGCAACACGCACCGGACGACGCGGACCTGGGATTTCTCCATTTAG
- the LOC111046750 gene encoding peroxidasin homolog isoform X3 has product MAALLPIALLLIWSVGGSVAEWSPQSSGGVCVASKYSSIDGSCNNVLHPDWGMAGSSFLRLLPPKYDERTPQNPPSESMMAFMKRISKKGHHEYVTSMLPVWAEMVQHDISTFVYDQGGIVNGATGFLDASPVYGNTQQENDNLRSPGQAELNLSACRKCGQPGSGVGALLSTLVSEHNRLAGELGRVNPHWSPDTRHHEARRLVIAQLQHITYSEFLPTLLGEAMTNEWSLKPAKRGRFNGYSSSIRAGTFFSSALAPMLVTSAMIPHTMISMDAAPSNKTAEEIEDTLIETIAMILESPAQLPDLQRVGNLFRAGESSFHNSIELSHKRRLPRFPDWMNLCTGSNDFIDSFDELSTVQSDNRKLLAELYKNPNDVDLLVGGMVERVLPGSLMGPTFTCILANQFTKLRESDRYWYENDIPPTSFSKGQLQEIRKVTLSGLLCANVKGLRSIQPRVFLQKDPYLNTAIDCELQPTLDLSQWKEAEEDNPGPQLTMEIIKEAVQRAESDIQRRQQTEFLLWSNKGGVDPKSPVGTAAAFSKPNKQALLMANNSLLFEYASRELLNTIQNTNRRRRRQLSDTGNQLANFLSDLPGSDLLTELDVSGLIGSTPGGAAGDGCREEEGACNPRAVYRTYSGHCNNLERPNLGKSLTTFARLLPSVYENRVSSPRVTSVTGVPLPSPRLVSQMIHADISHLHGRYTLMVMQFAQFVDHDITFTPVHRGFFASIPDCRSCDSPITVHPECMPIHIPPGDPFYPQVNQTTGERFCLPFMRSLPGQQHLGPREQINQNSGYLDGSHIYGETACLARELRSYGGRLNVTVNTLQGKDLLPQSPSHPECRAPSGYCFIAGDGRASEQPALTAIHTIFMREHNRLVDGLRAVNVHWGDERLYQTARKINIATYQHILYNEFLPRLLGWNAVNLYGLKLNNQGYYQGYSNNCNPNVVTEFASAAFRIGHSLLRPHLPRMTPTYTPMEPVLLRDVFFNPDIIRQTQMVDELIRGLVSTPMENLDQFITGEITNHLFEEKRVPHSGMDLPALNIQRARDHGIPPYNEYRGLCNLKRATTWEDLSREIPNEVIARLRHIYPSVNDIDLFPGGLSERPLQGGLVGPTFACIIGLQFRQLRKCDRFW; this is encoded by the exons ATGAGAGAACGCCGCAGAATCCTCCATCAGAAAGCATGATGGCATTCATGAAAAGAATTTCTAAAAAGGGCCATCACGAGTATGTTACGAGTATGCTGCCTGTATGGGCTGAGATGGTACAACACGATATTTCCACTTTTGTGTATG ATCAAGGAGGCATTGTGAACGGAGCCACCGGCTTCCTTGATGCGTCTCCTGTGTATGGCAACACTCAACAGGAGAACGACAATCTGCGCAGCCCGGGACAGGCAGAGCTCAACTTATCTGCATGTAGAAA atGCGGCCAGCCAGGTTCGGGTGTGGGTGCTTTGCTATCAACTCTAGTGTCGGAGCACAACCGACTGGCGGGTGAGTTGGGTCGTGTCAACCCACACTGGTCACCCGACACACGCCACCACGAGGCCAGGAGGCTGGTCATCGCTCAACTGCAACACATCACCTACAGTGAGTTCCTGCCAACGCTGCTCGGCGAG GCAATGACAAACGAATGGTCGCTGAAACCAGCCAAACGAGGCCGCTTCAACGGATACTCAAGCTCAATTCGCGCGGGAACATTCTTCAGTTCCGCCCTGGCACCTATGCTAGTCACTTCTGCCATGATTCCACACACCATG ATCTCAATGGACGCTGCACCATCCAACAAAACAGCTGAAGAAATAGAAGACACGTTGATTGAAACAATTGCAATGATACTTGAATCTCCAGCTCAACTACCAGATCTACAGAGAGTTGGCAACTTATTCAGAG CAGGTGAAAGCAGTTTTCATAATTCAATAGAGTTGTCACACAAGAGGAGACTGCCCAGATTCCCAGACTGGATGAACTTATGCACAGGATCTAATGATTTCATTGACAGTTTTGATGAGCTATCAACAGTTCAATCGGACAACAGGAAACTTCTTGCAGAATTGTACAA GAATCCAAACGATGTGGACTTACTAGTTGGAGGGATGGTTGAGAGAGTTCTTCCAGGCAGCCTGATGGGTCCCACATTCACGTGCATTCTCGCCAACCAATTCACCAAACTCCGAGAAAGTGACCGCTATTGGTACGAAAACGATATTCCACCAACGTCCTTCTCCAAAG GACAACTACAAGAAATAAGGAAGGTGACATTGAGTGGTCTACTTTGCGCTAATGTTAAAGGCCTACGTAGTATCCAGCCTAGGGTGTTCCTACAGAAAGATCCTTACTT gaaCACAGCTATTGACTGTGAACTACAGCCAACTCTGGACCTATCGCAATGGAAAGAGGCCGAAGAAGACAATCCAGGACCACAGCTCACAATGGAAATTATCAAGGAAGCCGTGCAGAGAGCCGAGAGTGACATTCAGCGTCGACAACAGACAGAATTTTTGCTTTGGTCAAACA AGGGTGGTGTTGACCCGAAATCGCCGGTTGGAACAGCGGCGGCATTCAGCAAACCAAACAAGCAAGCTCTGCTGATGGCCAACAATTCACTGCTATTTGAATACGCTTCAAGGGAACTACTCAACACTATTCAAAA CACAAACCGCCGACGCCGTCGCCAGTTATCAGACACAGGCAACCAGCTGGCCAACTTCCTGTCGGACCTGCCCGGGTCTGACCTGTTAACCGAACTGGACGTGTCCGGCTTGATCGGGTCGACGCCAGGTGGGGCGGCAGGCGACGGGTGTCGCGAGGAGGAGGGCGCCTGTAATCCGCGTGCCGTCTACCGCACCTACTCGGGCCACTGTAACAACCTCGAGCGGCCCAACCTCGGCAAGAGCCTCACCACCTTTGCCCGCCTCTTGCCTTCTGTCTACGAGAACA GAGTGTCTTCACCCAGAGTGACTTCAGTGACTGGAGTACCACTGCCTTCGCCAAGACTGGTGTCACAGATGATTCATGCCGACATCAGTCACCTCCATGGACGGTACACACTCATGGTGATGCAGTTTGCTCAGTTCGTCGATCATGACATCACATTTACTCCAGTGCACAGAG GATTCTTCGCTTCGATCCCGGACTGCAGGTCTTGCGATTCGCCAATCACAGTGCACCCTGAGTGCATGCCGATCCACATTCCACCGGGCGATCCCTTCTACCCTCAGGTCAACCAGACAACAGGGGAACGCTTCTGTCTGCCTTTCATGAGGTCACTGCCCGGACAACAGCATCTCG GTCCAcgagaacaaataaaccaaAACTCAGGCTATTTGGACGGATCTCACATCTACGGCGAGACCGCGTGCCTCGCCAGGGAGCTGAGGAGTTACGGCGGACGGCTGAATGTGACGGTGAACACTCTACAAGGAAAGGACCTGTTGCCTCAGTCCCCGTCACACCCAGAGTGCAGAGCCCCCTCTGGATACTGCTTCATAGCTG GTGACGGCCGAGCGAGCGAACAGCCCGCTCTGACGGCGATCCACACGATCTTCATGCGCGAGCACAACCGGCTGGTGGACGGGCTGCGAGCAGTGAACGTGCACTGGGGTGACGAGCGCCTCTATCAGACCGCGCGCAAGATCAACATCGCCACCTACCAGCACATCCTCTACAACGAGTTCCTGCCCCGTCTGCTCGGCTGGAATGCCGTCAACCTCTACGGGCTCAAGCTAAACAACCAGGGATACTACCAAG GTTACTCGAATAACTGCAACCCTAACGTGGTGACAGAGTTTGCATCAGCTGCTTTCCGCATCGGTCACAGTCTGCTGAGACCTCATCTGCCACGAATGACCCCAACCTACACACCAATGGAGCCCGTGCTATTGAGGGATGTCTTCTTCAACCCGGACATCATTCGTCAG ACTCAAATGGTTGATGAACTGATCAGAGGATTGGTATCAACGCCAATGGAGAATCTCGACCAATTCATCACTGGCGAAATCACCAACCATCTATTCGAAGAGAAAAGAGTGCCACATTCCGGAATGGATCTTCCTGCACTCAATATCCAAAGAG CAAGAGACCACGGTATACCGCCATACAACGAGTACAGAGGCCTGTGCAACCTGAAACGCGCCACCACCTGGGAGGACCTGAGTCGGGAGATTCCAAACGAGGTGATTGCCAGACTGCGCCACATCTACCCAAGCGTCAACGACATCGACCTGTTCCCTGGCGGACTCAGCGAGCGGCCACTGCAAGGAGGTCTGGTCGGGCCTACATTCGCCTGTATCATAGGCCTGCAGTTCAGACAACTGCGCAAATGTGACCGCTTTTGGTga
- the LOC111046750 gene encoding peroxidase-like protein isoform X1, producing the protein MAALLPIALLLIWSVGGSVAEWSPQSSGGVCVASKYSSIDGSCNNVLHPDWGMAGSSFLRLLPPKYDERTPQNPPSESMMAFMKRISKKGHHEYVTSMLPVWAEMVQHDISTFVYDQGGIVNGATGFLDASPVYGNTQQENDNLRSPGQAELNLSACRKCGQPGSGVGALLSTLVSEHNRLAGELGRVNPHWSPDTRHHEARRLVIAQLQHITYSEFLPTLLGEAMTNEWSLKPAKRGRFNGYSSSIRAGTFFSSALAPMLVTSAMIPHTMISMDAAPSNKTAEEIEDTLIETIAMILESPAQLPDLQRVGNLFRAGESSFHNSIELSHKRRLPRFPDWMNLCTGSNDFIDSFDELSTVQSDNRKLLAELYKNPNDVDLLVGGMVERVLPGSLMGPTFTCILANQFTKLRESDRYWYENDIPPTSFSKGQLQEIRKVTLSGLLCANVKGLRSIQPRVFLQKDPYLNTAIDCELQPTLDLSQWKEAEEDNPGPQLTMEIIKEAVQRAESDIQRRQQTEFLLWSNKGGVDPKSPVGTAAAFSKPNKQALLMANNSLLFEYASRELLNTIQNTNRRRRRQLSDTGNQLANFLSDLPGSDLLTELDVSGLIGSTPGGAAGDGCREEEGACNPRAVYRTYSGHCNNLERPNLGKSLTTFARLLPSVYENRVSSPRVTSVTGVPLPSPRLVSQMIHADISHLHGRYTLMVMQFAQFVDHDITFTPVHRGFFASIPDCRSCDSPITVHPECMPIHIPPGDPFYPQVNQTTGERFCLPFMRSLPGQQHLGPREQINQNSGYLDGSHIYGETACLARELRSYGGRLNVTVNTLQGKDLLPQSPSHPECRAPSGYCFIAGDGRASEQPALTAIHTIFMREHNRLVDGLRAVNVHWGDERLYQTARKINIATYQHILYNEFLPRLLGWNAVNLYGLKLNNQGYYQGYSNNCNPNVVTEFASAAFRIGHSLLRPHLPRMTPTYTPMEPVLLRDVFFNPDIIRQTQMVDELIRGLVSTPMENLDQFITGEITNHLFEEKRVPHSGMDLPALNIQRARDHGIPPYNEYRGLCNLKRATTWEDLSREIPNEVIARLRHIYPSVNDIDLFPGGLSERPLQGGLVGPTFACIIGLQFRQLRKCDRFWYESGDPLFRFTEAQLAEIRKSTLSKVLCDNMDIASDIQRSVLDQPSDFLNPRVPCNSIPHVDLNAWREPAEQGCQIAGRTVPVGDSALPTPCTSCVCTSEGAQCASLRVTDCDRLLREAGRDAILRDEVCAAQCSAVLLSSPGPTLEALEDVVSLTTSRPPTGLAPGATRGRQLFPPTNLRPPPPPSPFGGRNTHRTTRTWDFSI; encoded by the exons ATGAGAGAACGCCGCAGAATCCTCCATCAGAAAGCATGATGGCATTCATGAAAAGAATTTCTAAAAAGGGCCATCACGAGTATGTTACGAGTATGCTGCCTGTATGGGCTGAGATGGTACAACACGATATTTCCACTTTTGTGTATG ATCAAGGAGGCATTGTGAACGGAGCCACCGGCTTCCTTGATGCGTCTCCTGTGTATGGCAACACTCAACAGGAGAACGACAATCTGCGCAGCCCGGGACAGGCAGAGCTCAACTTATCTGCATGTAGAAA atGCGGCCAGCCAGGTTCGGGTGTGGGTGCTTTGCTATCAACTCTAGTGTCGGAGCACAACCGACTGGCGGGTGAGTTGGGTCGTGTCAACCCACACTGGTCACCCGACACACGCCACCACGAGGCCAGGAGGCTGGTCATCGCTCAACTGCAACACATCACCTACAGTGAGTTCCTGCCAACGCTGCTCGGCGAG GCAATGACAAACGAATGGTCGCTGAAACCAGCCAAACGAGGCCGCTTCAACGGATACTCAAGCTCAATTCGCGCGGGAACATTCTTCAGTTCCGCCCTGGCACCTATGCTAGTCACTTCTGCCATGATTCCACACACCATG ATCTCAATGGACGCTGCACCATCCAACAAAACAGCTGAAGAAATAGAAGACACGTTGATTGAAACAATTGCAATGATACTTGAATCTCCAGCTCAACTACCAGATCTACAGAGAGTTGGCAACTTATTCAGAG CAGGTGAAAGCAGTTTTCATAATTCAATAGAGTTGTCACACAAGAGGAGACTGCCCAGATTCCCAGACTGGATGAACTTATGCACAGGATCTAATGATTTCATTGACAGTTTTGATGAGCTATCAACAGTTCAATCGGACAACAGGAAACTTCTTGCAGAATTGTACAA GAATCCAAACGATGTGGACTTACTAGTTGGAGGGATGGTTGAGAGAGTTCTTCCAGGCAGCCTGATGGGTCCCACATTCACGTGCATTCTCGCCAACCAATTCACCAAACTCCGAGAAAGTGACCGCTATTGGTACGAAAACGATATTCCACCAACGTCCTTCTCCAAAG GACAACTACAAGAAATAAGGAAGGTGACATTGAGTGGTCTACTTTGCGCTAATGTTAAAGGCCTACGTAGTATCCAGCCTAGGGTGTTCCTACAGAAAGATCCTTACTT gaaCACAGCTATTGACTGTGAACTACAGCCAACTCTGGACCTATCGCAATGGAAAGAGGCCGAAGAAGACAATCCAGGACCACAGCTCACAATGGAAATTATCAAGGAAGCCGTGCAGAGAGCCGAGAGTGACATTCAGCGTCGACAACAGACAGAATTTTTGCTTTGGTCAAACA AGGGTGGTGTTGACCCGAAATCGCCGGTTGGAACAGCGGCGGCATTCAGCAAACCAAACAAGCAAGCTCTGCTGATGGCCAACAATTCACTGCTATTTGAATACGCTTCAAGGGAACTACTCAACACTATTCAAAA CACAAACCGCCGACGCCGTCGCCAGTTATCAGACACAGGCAACCAGCTGGCCAACTTCCTGTCGGACCTGCCCGGGTCTGACCTGTTAACCGAACTGGACGTGTCCGGCTTGATCGGGTCGACGCCAGGTGGGGCGGCAGGCGACGGGTGTCGCGAGGAGGAGGGCGCCTGTAATCCGCGTGCCGTCTACCGCACCTACTCGGGCCACTGTAACAACCTCGAGCGGCCCAACCTCGGCAAGAGCCTCACCACCTTTGCCCGCCTCTTGCCTTCTGTCTACGAGAACA GAGTGTCTTCACCCAGAGTGACTTCAGTGACTGGAGTACCACTGCCTTCGCCAAGACTGGTGTCACAGATGATTCATGCCGACATCAGTCACCTCCATGGACGGTACACACTCATGGTGATGCAGTTTGCTCAGTTCGTCGATCATGACATCACATTTACTCCAGTGCACAGAG GATTCTTCGCTTCGATCCCGGACTGCAGGTCTTGCGATTCGCCAATCACAGTGCACCCTGAGTGCATGCCGATCCACATTCCACCGGGCGATCCCTTCTACCCTCAGGTCAACCAGACAACAGGGGAACGCTTCTGTCTGCCTTTCATGAGGTCACTGCCCGGACAACAGCATCTCG GTCCAcgagaacaaataaaccaaAACTCAGGCTATTTGGACGGATCTCACATCTACGGCGAGACCGCGTGCCTCGCCAGGGAGCTGAGGAGTTACGGCGGACGGCTGAATGTGACGGTGAACACTCTACAAGGAAAGGACCTGTTGCCTCAGTCCCCGTCACACCCAGAGTGCAGAGCCCCCTCTGGATACTGCTTCATAGCTG GTGACGGCCGAGCGAGCGAACAGCCCGCTCTGACGGCGATCCACACGATCTTCATGCGCGAGCACAACCGGCTGGTGGACGGGCTGCGAGCAGTGAACGTGCACTGGGGTGACGAGCGCCTCTATCAGACCGCGCGCAAGATCAACATCGCCACCTACCAGCACATCCTCTACAACGAGTTCCTGCCCCGTCTGCTCGGCTGGAATGCCGTCAACCTCTACGGGCTCAAGCTAAACAACCAGGGATACTACCAAG GTTACTCGAATAACTGCAACCCTAACGTGGTGACAGAGTTTGCATCAGCTGCTTTCCGCATCGGTCACAGTCTGCTGAGACCTCATCTGCCACGAATGACCCCAACCTACACACCAATGGAGCCCGTGCTATTGAGGGATGTCTTCTTCAACCCGGACATCATTCGTCAG ACTCAAATGGTTGATGAACTGATCAGAGGATTGGTATCAACGCCAATGGAGAATCTCGACCAATTCATCACTGGCGAAATCACCAACCATCTATTCGAAGAGAAAAGAGTGCCACATTCCGGAATGGATCTTCCTGCACTCAATATCCAAAGAG CAAGAGACCACGGTATACCGCCATACAACGAGTACAGAGGCCTGTGCAACCTGAAACGCGCCACCACCTGGGAGGACCTGAGTCGGGAGATTCCAAACGAGGTGATTGCCAGACTGCGCCACATCTACCCAAGCGTCAACGACATCGACCTGTTCCCTGGCGGACTCAGCGAGCGGCCACTGCAAGGAGGTCTGGTCGGGCCTACATTCGCCTGTATCATAGGCCTGCAGTTCAGACAACTGCGCAAATGTGACCGCTTTTG GTACGAGAGTGGAGATCCACTCTTCCGTTTCACAGAGGCTCAACTGGCTGAGATTCGTAAGAGCACTCTATCAAAAGTTCTTTGTGATAATATGGACATTGCCTCCGATATACAGCGTTCAGTATTGGACCAACCGAGTGATTTCTT AAACCCAAGAGTGCCATGCAATTCGATTCCTCATGTAGATCTGAACGCCTGGAGAGAGCCGGCTGAACAGGGTTGCCAAATTGCCGGTCGGACTGTTCCTGTGGGTGATTCAGCACTGCCAACCCCATGCACGAGTTGTGTGTGTACTTCAGAAGGG GCGCAATGCGCATCGCTGCGGGTGACGGACTGCGACCGCCTGTTGCGTGAAGCGGGCCGCGACGCCATTTTGCGCGATGAGGTTTGCGCCGCCCAGTGCAGCGCAGTGCTGCTCAGCAGTCCGGGACCCACGCTCGAGGCTCTCGAGGACGTTGTCTCCCTCACCACCAGTCGCCCGCCCACAGGGCTTGCCCCTGGCGCCACGAGGGGCCGCCAACTCTTCCCGCCAACCAACCTCAGGCCACCCCCGCCTCCCAGCCCGTTCGGCGGGCGCAACACGCACCGGACGACGCGGACCTGGGATTTCTCCATTTAG